One Bacteroidia bacterium genomic region harbors:
- a CDS encoding cation-translocating P-type ATPase, whose translation MKLPVHDKRFLFLLLAITIVVALEVLSIMGIDIPMPYSPVIFAVFIIGIGYEILWKGVKSAISFDFSSINLLMLIAVLGAFYLKEFPEAAVVIVLYVLGERLEDIGIENSKSALDELVSKAPKTAFVKAQNEFIQIDKIPVGTIIQVKPGEMIPLDGKIISGETAVDEAAITGEPIPKDKHNGDNVFAGTLNKSGFIELETTKISADTTFSKIIRLTFEASANKSDTQKFIQQFSKYYTPSIIVLAVLLFIIPVFALDLDTNIWLQQAITLLVIACPCALVISTPVAIYAAIGNASSKGALVKGGKYIEALAGIKAIALDKTRTITFGNPVVSDVIPLNGTSREELLACTAGAEIFSEHPLAQAIVDASQKEGFAPHQTEQFKSIIGKGATAKCLVCEDETILLGKFSYIKEHEEINPETEKIVEQLSQDGKTSVVVSFGKGVAGIIALTDEIKPDSITALKELKDLQVEPVMLTGDNEKSAQYVAKQVGINKIFGELLPENKAEKIKELLQQYQKVAMVGDGVNDAPALAQSTVGIAMGASGSDTAIETANIALMNDNLSLIPFLVRLSRKTLQRIKINTIGAITVKLLFIVLAFLGYSNLVFAITADVGVTLVVIILSLSLMRFK comes from the coding sequence ATGAAACTTCCTGTTCACGACAAAAGATTTCTCTTTCTACTGTTGGCAATCACTATTGTTGTTGCCTTAGAAGTGTTGAGTATTATGGGGATTGACATTCCCATGCCGTATTCGCCTGTTATATTTGCTGTTTTTATCATTGGCATTGGTTATGAAATTTTGTGGAAAGGTGTAAAATCGGCCATAAGTTTTGATTTTTCCAGTATCAATTTGTTGATGCTTATTGCTGTTTTGGGGGCATTTTACTTAAAAGAATTTCCAGAGGCCGCAGTTGTAATTGTGTTGTATGTCTTAGGAGAGCGTCTTGAGGATATTGGTATCGAGAATAGCAAATCAGCATTGGATGAGTTGGTTAGTAAAGCCCCTAAGACAGCTTTTGTAAAAGCACAAAACGAATTTATTCAGATTGATAAAATACCGGTTGGTACTATTATTCAGGTGAAGCCCGGAGAAATGATTCCGCTTGACGGAAAAATTATTTCTGGAGAAACTGCCGTTGATGAAGCAGCTATTACCGGAGAGCCAATACCAAAAGATAAACACAACGGCGACAATGTTTTTGCCGGAACGCTTAACAAAAGTGGCTTTATAGAACTTGAGACTACCAAAATATCAGCCGATACAACTTTTTCAAAAATCATCCGTCTTACCTTTGAAGCCTCTGCTAATAAGAGCGATACCCAAAAATTCATTCAGCAATTTTCTAAATACTATACTCCGTCTATCATTGTTCTGGCTGTTCTTCTTTTTATAATTCCTGTATTTGCGTTAGATCTTGATACAAATATTTGGTTACAACAAGCTATTACTTTGTTGGTTATAGCTTGCCCGTGTGCGTTGGTTATTTCTACTCCTGTTGCTATTTATGCAGCTATTGGCAACGCATCTTCAAAAGGAGCATTGGTAAAAGGAGGTAAATACATTGAGGCACTGGCCGGCATCAAAGCTATTGCGTTAGATAAAACGCGGACAATTACTTTTGGGAATCCTGTGGTGAGTGATGTAATTCCTTTAAATGGTACAAGCCGTGAAGAGTTATTGGCTTGCACTGCCGGAGCCGAAATCTTTAGTGAACATCCACTTGCGCAGGCAATCGTTGATGCCAGCCAAAAAGAAGGATTTGCACCACACCAAACGGAGCAGTTTAAAAGCATTATTGGAAAAGGAGCAACCGCAAAATGCTTAGTTTGCGAAGATGAAACTATATTACTGGGGAAATTTTCTTATATTAAGGAACATGAAGAGATAAATCCAGAAACCGAAAAAATAGTAGAACAGCTTTCGCAGGATGGAAAAACAAGTGTAGTGGTGAGTTTTGGAAAAGGCGTTGCCGGAATAATCGCCCTTACAGACGAAATAAAACCAGACAGCATAACCGCATTGAAAGAACTAAAAGATTTGCAGGTTGAACCCGTAATGCTGACCGGAGATAACGAAAAATCAGCACAATATGTGGCTAAACAAGTGGGGATTAACAAAATCTTTGGCGAATTACTGCCTGAAAATAAAGCAGAAAAAATCAAAGAACTGTTGCAGCAATATCAAAAAGTAGCAATGGTTGGCGACGGGGTAAATGATGCGCCGGCATTAGCCCAAAGCACCGTTGGCATTGCTATGGGAGCATCTGGCAGCGACACCGCAATTGAAACAGCAAATATCGCCTTGATGAACGATAACCTCTCACTTATCCCATTTTTAGTTCGCCTCAGCCGCAAAACATTACAGCGGATAAAAATAAACACCATCGGAGCTATCACCGTAAAATTACTGTTCATCGTATTAGCCTTTTTGGGTTACAGTAATTTAGTATTTGCCATCACGGCTGATGTGGGAGTTACATTGGTCGTGATTATACTAAGCCTAAGCCTGATGAGATTTAAATAA
- the prmA gene encoding 50S ribosomal protein L11 methyltransferase yields MAENQFIDYYEVTIQASNTEMVEIYLAWLQEYDVFESFIEQPDTLLAYMPANLYQESIIQQIMTYLPESPAYSSRLIPRENWNISWEQNYPAVEISSFCFIHPEFIAPNKDFQHNICIQPKMSFGTGHHATTQLVIKLLQQFNCSQKRVSDVGCGTGILGILASKLGATSVSFVDIDHWCIENTQENIACNHIVNTKVQLGTAQILSSEPPFDLILANITRNILLDEAPLYLSLLKPSASLMLSGFYKADIPVIVDKYQSLGFTFISEVTDNEWAALRFHYYHDK; encoded by the coding sequence GTGGCAGAAAATCAATTTATTGATTACTATGAAGTAACTATCCAAGCGTCAAATACAGAAATGGTTGAGATTTATTTAGCGTGGTTGCAAGAGTATGATGTTTTTGAAAGTTTTATAGAGCAGCCGGACACTTTGTTAGCATATATGCCGGCAAACTTATACCAAGAGTCTATTATTCAGCAGATTATGACTTATCTTCCTGAATCTCCGGCTTATTCATCGCGGTTAATCCCTCGTGAAAACTGGAATATTTCTTGGGAACAAAACTACCCGGCAGTGGAAATAAGCAGTTTTTGCTTTATCCATCCGGAATTTATCGCTCCTAATAAAGACTTTCAGCATAACATTTGCATACAACCTAAAATGTCCTTTGGTACCGGGCATCATGCTACTACACAATTAGTTATCAAATTATTACAGCAATTTAACTGTTCCCAAAAGAGGGTCTCAGATGTTGGCTGTGGAACGGGTATTTTGGGGATTTTAGCTTCTAAATTAGGTGCAACTTCTGTCTCATTTGTAGATATTGACCATTGGTGCATAGAAAATACCCAAGAGAATATTGCTTGTAATCATATCGTTAATACAAAAGTTCAATTAGGAACAGCACAGATTTTGAGTTCAGAGCCGCCCTTTGATTTGATATTAGCAAATATAACCCGAAATATATTGTTAGACGAAGCACCTCTTTATCTATCATTACTGAAACCAAGTGCTTCTTTGATGCTGTCTGGATTTTATAAAGCAGATATTCCCGTAATAGTAGATAAATATCAATCGCTTGGGTTTACATTTATTTCTGAAGTAACTGATAATGAATGGGCTGCACTAAGATTTCATTACTATCACGATAAATAG
- a CDS encoding DUF445 domain-containing protein translates to MKHFWEYYLQKHFTFKDIFETHPDNKTVTQGFSAYGKLALKVIRIVPYLCLIAFLFSFYYDFEEVVIQQVKWYDKPISFEGIIRTLAMSGIIGYFTNYVAIKMLFHPREKRPIWGHGLIPSQKYKIAQRIAEAIHEFVVNESIIKKKLKESQISQKITERLTNGTQQLLNDKEFLKELSKYAENTLEKYLQQPEVKTKIISNLDQKLKENFSKGFSKILLKSYTAINSTEYQAKLNKTVDEIPAAVAALIENPEPYMVDIFKQLTEQQANIATKIDTLLIAVLDNLKIQDWLKKQLMEFDEARLELMIEQATSEQLQYIQYLGGVLGILGGLILWQPILMTIGIGFLVGILLIIDFWLYRKAVK, encoded by the coding sequence ATGAAACATTTTTGGGAATATTATCTACAAAAGCACTTTACATTCAAAGATATTTTTGAAACGCACCCTGATAATAAAACCGTTACACAGGGCTTCTCTGCTTATGGAAAGTTAGCGTTAAAAGTAATACGCATAGTTCCCTACTTGTGCCTTATTGCATTTCTGTTTAGCTTTTACTATGATTTTGAAGAAGTTGTTATTCAGCAAGTTAAATGGTATGATAAACCAATTTCATTTGAAGGGATTATCAGAACACTTGCTATGTCCGGAATCATTGGTTACTTCACAAACTATGTAGCTATCAAGATGTTATTTCACCCAAGAGAAAAACGCCCTATTTGGGGGCATGGCCTTATCCCTTCCCAAAAATACAAGATTGCCCAGCGAATTGCCGAAGCTATTCATGAATTTGTGGTTAATGAATCTATCATCAAAAAAAAACTAAAAGAATCTCAAATTTCACAAAAGATTACAGAACGTTTGACCAACGGCACACAACAATTATTGAACGATAAAGAATTTCTGAAAGAATTAAGCAAATATGCCGAAAACACCTTAGAGAAATACCTCCAACAACCCGAAGTTAAAACAAAGATTATTAGTAATTTAGACCAAAAACTGAAAGAAAACTTCTCAAAAGGATTTTCTAAAATCTTATTAAAATCTTATACAGCTATCAATTCTACGGAATACCAAGCCAAATTGAATAAAACAGTTGATGAAATTCCCGCTGCGGTTGCTGCCCTCATTGAAAATCCAGAACCTTATATGGTGGATATTTTTAAGCAACTAACAGAGCAGCAAGCTAATATCGCTACGAAGATAGATACCTTATTGATAGCAGTTTTAGACAATTTAAAAATACAAGATTGGCTAAAGAAACAATTAATGGAATTTGACGAAGCGCGTTTAGAACTGATGATAGAGCAAGCCACCAGCGAGCAGCTACAATACATTCAATACTTAGGAGGTGTTTTGGGAATATTGGGCGGGCTAATTTTATGGCAGCCCATTTTAATGACAATAGGAATCGGATTCCTTGTAGGCATTTTGTTGATAATAGACTTTTGGTTATATCGGAAGGCAGTGAAATAA
- a CDS encoding T9SS type A sorting domain-containing protein — MKVKHLFTFGAMLLVAGAAFGQSKTKHVKKSTSLVTEKVDYQAVWAKRILMESGKYVGPLQRIEPTTPIGPQQPTGKTQINLGAVPVGTASNAYTILQVTQNQVYSSDQLGVVGWGHRQNIDIHGSGTDAAIYNGFLRTDFQKDGDPSWTIDKGPFNNRLTSNRARYPQVALYNPAGNTDFCNARVVWHAATTNGNGWDNYQWGIAKGMCGTVTSSQEYLGLGKIHNTLIPGGLVQGKPGEFWLSDRSYNSAANVTLDSVYLFKGVVTGNNDSIVWAKYATFRPGFFITKPANNGTAIYETNIGFSPDGRFGWFSMIGIVDNPNVPGSTHPTIVLYKTEDYGVTWTGPIKLFLRDYKVVTDAILTEFRDSTGNSTFSTGIPYLTDHDIAVDFRGNPHIFATIFNAADSFPHPDSVGYYQPGGSKAAFDITSYDGGATWCPKMIAEVNGAVGASGDLQWSNYSQIARDETGHYIFYSWSDDTSEVAASNPNTSLNSPDLWGRSFHIDDEAITQIVKWSDGDPTWAKNIIYPTISPTVRNRSGVFQVPTVFLKIRTNDTSPVDFFYIPEIKYTQAMYEAPATDVQVVAVTNPVSGCNLSTGNVSVEIKNVGSANLSDVELSYTLTGPSGNPITVGQPFTGVNLAPGASTTLTFTNTYNISNTGAYCFTVKSNAKGDYNCQNNIVEKCVNNISATVFSTDTLSGCGEYTINTGLTGVTHTWTVAGNVISGNTSPAITVTTSADVSVSVDGSSLGCSTIADNVYVNILDLPTLTLAGDTQICQSQASAFKFTANTNNPADQSYVWKKGISGAVLGTSNDLSAATTGQYTVYVTKNSTGCVVSKTVELKVWNVAIDLGKPDSASCNGIQLDAGNAGANYVWYYNGSQISTNSTIFANQSGKYSVIVNDPLNCKTATDSINLTVSRPVTAMYKITPFPLVNVDTCTVITLEDTSLTTGTPVDYRVWYNVSSSGRTILYGSLGTTPAGSGTQKICLRYSKVIASAKQVNLVVKSGACVDTADARTFLVKVPTLNPGEKCIPTQTDSCKMSVVSIDSDFLTSNLQVYPNPNNGTFVVEISMTEREDLTFDIYDLRGIKVMSETEKGAMEVRRQIDISHLPQGIYILKAYTKDGVTTRRIIKQ; from the coding sequence ATGAAGGTTAAACACCTATTCACCTTTGGAGCAATGCTTTTAGTAGCTGGCGCAGCATTTGGCCAGTCGAAGACAAAGCATGTAAAGAAAAGCACGTCGTTGGTAACGGAAAAAGTTGATTACCAAGCCGTGTGGGCTAAACGAATTCTGATGGAGTCAGGAAAATATGTAGGTCCGCTACAGCGTATCGAGCCTACAACACCTATCGGACCCCAGCAGCCAACCGGAAAAACCCAAATTAACTTAGGGGCTGTTCCTGTAGGAACTGCATCCAATGCTTACACTATTTTGCAAGTTACCCAAAACCAAGTTTACTCAAGCGACCAACTTGGTGTTGTTGGTTGGGGACACCGCCAAAATATTGATATTCACGGCTCAGGAACAGATGCCGCTATCTATAACGGATTCTTACGCACAGACTTTCAAAAAGACGGTGATCCTAGCTGGACCATTGACAAAGGACCGTTTAACAACCGTTTAACAAGCAACCGTGCCCGTTACCCACAAGTAGCTTTGTATAATCCTGCAGGAAATACCGACTTCTGCAATGCTCGTGTTGTTTGGCACGCTGCTACTACTAACGGAAATGGCTGGGATAACTACCAGTGGGGTATTGCCAAAGGAATGTGCGGCACAGTAACCTCATCTCAAGAATATTTAGGGCTTGGAAAAATCCATAATACCTTAATACCCGGCGGCTTAGTTCAAGGAAAACCCGGCGAATTTTGGCTCTCTGATAGATCCTATAATAGCGCAGCAAACGTTACCTTAGACTCCGTATATTTATTTAAAGGAGTAGTTACAGGTAATAATGACTCTATTGTATGGGCTAAATATGCTACCTTCCGCCCGGGATTCTTTATAACTAAACCTGCTAATAACGGAACAGCTATATATGAAACCAATATAGGTTTCTCACCAGACGGAAGGTTTGGCTGGTTTTCTATGATAGGTATTGTAGATAACCCAAATGTACCGGGATCTACTCACCCAACAATTGTATTATACAAAACCGAAGATTATGGAGTAACTTGGACTGGCCCTATTAAGTTATTTTTACGTGATTACAAAGTAGTTACGGATGCTATTTTAACAGAATTTAGAGACTCAACAGGAAATTCAACATTTAGCACCGGAATTCCGTATCTTACAGACCATGATATCGCCGTTGATTTTCGTGGGAATCCACACATTTTTGCTACGATTTTTAATGCAGCAGATTCTTTCCCACATCCAGACAGCGTAGGTTATTATCAACCCGGTGGATCTAAGGCCGCATTTGACATCACTTCTTATGACGGCGGAGCTACTTGGTGCCCTAAAATGATTGCTGAAGTTAATGGTGCTGTAGGTGCAAGTGGAGATTTACAGTGGAGCAATTATTCACAAATCGCCAGAGATGAAACAGGACATTATATCTTTTACTCATGGTCAGATGATACAAGCGAAGTAGCTGCCTCTAACCCAAATACCAGCTTAAACTCACCAGACTTATGGGGACGTTCTTTCCACATAGATGATGAAGCTATTACACAAATTGTTAAATGGAGCGACGGAGACCCTACTTGGGCCAAAAATATCATTTATCCAACAATTTCTCCAACAGTTAGAAATAGATCAGGCGTTTTTCAAGTACCAACAGTATTTCTAAAAATCAGAACGAATGATACTTCTCCGGTAGATTTCTTCTATATCCCTGAAATCAAATATACCCAAGCTATGTACGAAGCCCCCGCAACCGATGTTCAGGTGGTTGCAGTTACCAATCCAGTTAGTGGTTGCAATCTTTCTACAGGAAATGTATCAGTTGAAATTAAAAATGTAGGCTCTGCAAACCTTTCTGATGTTGAACTTTCTTATACCTTAACAGGGCCTTCCGGAAATCCGATAACAGTTGGGCAGCCATTTACCGGAGTAAATTTAGCTCCCGGTGCTTCTACAACTTTAACCTTTACCAATACTTATAATATATCCAATACAGGAGCTTATTGCTTTACAGTAAAATCCAACGCAAAAGGAGATTACAACTGCCAAAATAATATTGTAGAAAAATGTGTAAACAATATCTCTGCAACTGTATTTAGTACTGACACTTTATCTGGATGTGGTGAATACACCATCAATACCGGCTTAACAGGTGTTACTCATACTTGGACGGTAGCTGGCAATGTGATTTCAGGAAATACCTCACCTGCAATTACTGTTACTACATCAGCTGATGTTAGTGTTTCTGTTGACGGATCAAGCTTAGGTTGCTCTACCATTGCTGATAATGTGTATGTAAATATCTTAGATTTACCAACATTAACACTTGCCGGAGATACACAAATTTGCCAATCTCAAGCATCTGCATTTAAGTTTACCGCAAACACAAACAACCCGGCTGACCAAAGCTATGTTTGGAAAAAAGGAATTTCAGGAGCCGTTCTGGGAACGTCTAATGACCTATCAGCAGCAACTACCGGCCAATATACTGTTTATGTTACCAAAAACTCAACAGGTTGCGTAGTTTCTAAAACCGTTGAACTGAAAGTATGGAATGTTGCCATAGATCTTGGCAAACCAGACTCAGCAAGTTGTAATGGTATTCAGTTAGATGCTGGAAATGCTGGTGCCAACTATGTTTGGTACTATAATGGTAGCCAAATTTCTACGAACTCTACTATATTTGCGAACCAAAGCGGAAAATATTCTGTCATCGTTAATGACCCACTTAATTGCAAAACTGCTACTGACTCCATTAACTTGACTGTTTCCCGCCCAGTAACGGCTATGTACAAAATCACACCGTTCCCATTGGTTAACGTAGATACTTGTACCGTTATCACATTAGAAGACACCTCTTTAACTACCGGAACACCTGTTGACTATCGTGTATGGTACAACGTTTCATCTTCAGGACGGACAATTCTTTATGGTAGTTTAGGAACTACACCGGCCGGATCCGGTACCCAAAAAATATGCTTGAGATATTCAAAAGTGATAGCTTCTGCTAAACAAGTAAACTTGGTCGTAAAATCAGGTGCTTGCGTTGATACCGCCGATGCTCGCACTTTCTTAGTAAAAGTTCCAACCCTAAATCCGGGTGAAAAATGTATTCCTACCCAGACAGATTCCTGCAAAATGAGCGTAGTATCTATTGATAGCGATTTCTTAACTTCTAACTTACAGGTATATCCTAATCCAAACAATGGTACTTTCGTTGTTGAAATTAGCATGACCGAGCGTGAAGATTTAACCTTTGATATTTACGACCTACGTGGTATCAAAGTAATGTCTGAAACAGAAAAAGGAGCTATGGAAGTTCGCCGCCAAATAGATATTTCTCACTTACCACAAGGTATTTATATCTTGAAAGCTTATACAAAAGACGGAGTTACAACCCGCCGAATCATCAAGCAGTAA
- a CDS encoding transketolase: MVLTQEYIKEKVVKDFTREEVLGDYRLVFQSRQASLLGRKEVLTGKAKFGIFGDGKELPQIALAKYFRPGDFRSGYYRDQTWMFANGMSSIQEFFAQLYAHTDVDAEPSSAGRSMNGHFSTRSLNPDGTWRNLTLQFNSSSDISPTGSQMPRLVGLAYASKLYREIKSLHSLNQFSNNGNEVVFATIGNASCAEGMFFEAVNAIGVLQAPAIISIWDDGYGISVPNEYQMTKNSVSEVLKGLQREENKPGYDIYVVRAWDYETLCKTYQMAVEQARKFHIPAIIHVIETTQPQGHSTSGSHERYKSKERLAWEQEFDCVKKMREWIIQQDFATAEELDTFETEDKQIVNNYKKAAWSSYLAPIKQEITEISAILQEVGSELTQHQNLCNSLANELQKTSEPFRRDIFVAIRKVLTATTQNHQSNSRKRLLSWYKDQRKANFERYSSYLYSETADSVLKVPAIPAKYHPDSPQVDGREILQACFDAALKRDSRVLAFGEDVGYLGDVNQAFAGLQEKYGVYRVSDTGIREVTIVGQGIGLAMRGLRPIAEIQYLDYLLYALQIMSDDLATVQYRTKGGQKAPLIVRTRGHRLEGIWHAGSPLGTIINALRGIHVLVPRNMTQAAGFYNTLLQAEEPALIIEVLNGYRQKETLPDNIGEFTVPLGVPETLRQGTDITLVTYGANCRIALEAAEILQQMKISVEIIDIQTLIPFDINHQIVKSLQKTNRIVVLDEDVRGGASAYILQQILEDQQGYRWLDSQPITITSQDHRPAYGSDGDYFSKPNIEDIIINLYKMMHEFNPNLYPDIF, from the coding sequence ATGGTGCTAACGCAAGAATACATCAAGGAAAAGGTAGTAAAAGACTTTACTCGCGAAGAAGTGCTTGGAGATTATCGTTTAGTATTTCAGAGCCGTCAAGCGAGTTTGTTGGGGCGTAAAGAGGTTCTAACCGGTAAAGCAAAGTTCGGTATTTTTGGAGATGGTAAAGAATTACCTCAAATTGCATTAGCAAAATACTTCCGCCCAGGAGATTTTCGTTCTGGATATTATCGGGATCAAACATGGATGTTTGCTAATGGAATGTCTTCTATCCAAGAGTTTTTTGCTCAATTATATGCTCATACGGACGTAGATGCAGAGCCCTCTTCGGCAGGCCGCTCCATGAACGGCCATTTTTCTACCCGATCTTTAAACCCAGATGGCACTTGGCGTAATTTAACCTTGCAGTTTAATTCTTCATCCGATATTTCCCCCACAGGCTCTCAAATGCCCCGATTGGTGGGATTGGCCTATGCCTCAAAACTATATCGTGAAATAAAATCCCTACACTCATTAAATCAATTTTCAAATAACGGAAATGAAGTTGTTTTTGCAACCATTGGAAATGCCAGTTGTGCAGAAGGAATGTTCTTTGAGGCCGTTAATGCTATTGGAGTGCTGCAAGCTCCAGCAATAATTTCTATTTGGGATGACGGATACGGTATTTCTGTTCCAAACGAATACCAAATGACCAAAAATTCTGTTTCCGAAGTTTTGAAAGGTCTTCAACGCGAAGAAAATAAACCGGGTTATGATATTTACGTAGTGCGAGCATGGGACTATGAAACTTTATGCAAAACATATCAAATGGCGGTAGAACAAGCCCGTAAGTTTCATATTCCAGCTATCATTCACGTGATAGAAACCACACAGCCGCAAGGACACTCAACATCGGGAAGCCACGAACGCTACAAATCGAAGGAAAGATTAGCTTGGGAACAAGAATTTGACTGTGTCAAAAAAATGCGGGAATGGATTATCCAGCAGGACTTTGCTACTGCCGAAGAATTAGATACTTTTGAAACAGAAGATAAGCAAATTGTAAATAACTACAAAAAAGCTGCATGGAGTAGCTACTTAGCTCCAATAAAGCAGGAAATCACCGAAATATCAGCGATTCTACAAGAAGTTGGTTCAGAATTAACCCAGCATCAGAATCTTTGTAATTCTTTGGCGAATGAACTTCAGAAGACATCTGAGCCATTTCGGAGGGATATTTTTGTTGCTATCCGAAAAGTTTTAACGGCTACTACCCAAAACCACCAGTCAAATTCCAGAAAACGGCTGTTGAGTTGGTACAAAGATCAGCGAAAAGCTAACTTTGAGCGTTATAGTTCTTATCTATACAGTGAAACTGCGGATTCTGTGTTGAAAGTACCGGCCATTCCGGCGAAATACCACCCGGATAGCCCACAAGTGGACGGGCGGGAGATTTTACAAGCCTGTTTTGATGCCGCATTAAAGCGGGATTCTCGGGTACTTGCTTTTGGGGAAGACGTTGGCTATCTGGGAGATGTAAATCAGGCTTTTGCAGGGTTGCAAGAAAAATATGGCGTTTATCGAGTAAGTGATACCGGAATCAGAGAGGTTACTATCGTAGGGCAAGGTATCGGATTGGCTATGCGCGGCTTACGCCCAATTGCCGAAATTCAATATCTGGATTATCTGCTGTATGCGTTGCAAATTATGTCTGATGACTTAGCTACCGTTCAATATCGAACAAAAGGCGGACAAAAAGCTCCCTTGATTGTTCGTACACGCGGCCACCGCTTAGAAGGAATTTGGCACGCCGGATCCCCGTTAGGAACTATCATCAATGCACTTCGGGGCATACACGTATTAGTTCCGCGTAATATGACCCAAGCTGCCGGATTTTACAATACTTTATTACAAGCAGAAGAACCTGCGCTAATTATCGAAGTACTGAACGGATACCGCCAAAAAGAGACTTTACCTGACAATATCGGTGAATTTACCGTTCCTTTAGGTGTACCCGAAACCTTACGGCAAGGTACTGACATTACTTTGGTTACTTATGGAGCAAATTGCCGAATAGCATTAGAAGCCGCCGAAATATTACAGCAAATGAAAATATCAGTGGAAATAATTGATATACAGACACTTATTCCATTTGATATTAATCATCAAATTGTAAAATCATTACAGAAAACCAATAGAATAGTTGTTTTGGATGAAGATGTGCGTGGTGGAGCTTCTGCGTACATATTGCAGCAAATTTTGGAAGACCAGCAAGGATACCGTTGGTTAGATTCCCAACCGATTACGATAACCTCACAAGACCATCGTCCCGCCTATGGTTCAGACGGTGATTATTTTTCTAAACCCAATATTGAAGATATAATCATAAACTTGTATAAGATGATGCACGAGTTTAATCCTAATTTATATCCTGATATTTTTTAA
- a CDS encoding SPOR domain-containing protein codes for MILLNWITLLLVLFSDSTRSNYTRYETQNIQPFRKVFAFKSPVEASTFVQQYKITSSFKTEEKKIQSKVEGNFEINRLLRLHIENNAKIRLVNGFRIQIYSGSNQKESAQVRLEFLEKFPGVPVYNLYERPYFKVRAGEFVSRLEVEAFLKSVKQYFPGSFIVPDKVELIKGN; via the coding sequence ATGATATTGCTGAATTGGATAACCCTGCTATTAGTGCTTTTTTCGGATAGCACCCGCTCAAACTATACCCGTTACGAAACCCAAAACATTCAGCCATTTCGTAAGGTATTTGCATTCAAGTCTCCGGTTGAGGCTTCGACATTTGTTCAACAATATAAAATCACCTCTTCTTTCAAAACAGAAGAAAAAAAGATTCAATCTAAAGTAGAAGGCAACTTTGAAATAAACAGATTATTGCGCCTGCATATTGAAAATAATGCAAAAATCAGGTTGGTAAATGGTTTTAGGATTCAGATTTACTCTGGTTCAAACCAAAAGGAATCTGCTCAGGTTCGTTTGGAGTTCTTGGAGAAATTTCCGGGCGTTCCTGTGTATAATTTATATGAACGTCCTTACTTTAAAGTACGTGCCGGCGAATTTGTCTCACGATTAGAAGTAGAGGCATTTTTAAAATCTGTAAAACAATATTTCCCGGGTTCGTTTATTGTTCCAGATAAAGTTGAACTCATAAAAGGCAATTAG
- the ispD gene encoding 2-C-methyl-D-erythritol 4-phosphate cytidylyltransferase, which translates to MFGVIVVAGGIGTRMGSQIPKQFIDINGLPILAHTLTKILMYPGVSNLWLVLPQDWAEYWDKLVQQKQLQWRIPINIIFGGKTRTESVWNALKSIQNSNLDLQWIAIHDACRPLINNTLIESILQIAKLKGGAVPAIPVKSSLRKITQNGSIACNRDEYYEVQTPQIFSFNYLIEAYQNLHNQPFTDDASLFEAAGFSVSIAQGAFDNIKITTEEDLFTAQKILDKLSNS; encoded by the coding sequence ATGTTTGGAGTAATCGTTGTTGCGGGCGGAATAGGCACCAGAATGGGCAGCCAAATACCTAAGCAGTTTATAGATATTAATGGCTTGCCGATACTTGCCCACACACTAACAAAGATTCTAATGTATCCAGGAGTTTCTAACCTATGGTTAGTTCTCCCACAAGATTGGGCTGAATATTGGGATAAATTGGTGCAGCAAAAACAGCTTCAGTGGAGAATCCCAATTAATATTATTTTCGGTGGAAAAACGCGCACAGAATCAGTCTGGAACGCTTTAAAGTCAATACAAAATTCTAACCTCGATTTACAGTGGATTGCTATTCATGACGCTTGCAGACCATTGATAAACAATACATTAATAGAATCTATTCTTCAAATAGCAAAGTTAAAAGGGGGGGCTGTTCCGGCTATTCCCGTTAAATCATCACTCCGAAAAATCACCCAAAACGGCTCAATAGCTTGCAATAGAGATGAATACTATGAAGTGCAAACTCCACAGATATTTTCATTTAATTATCTTATAGAAGCATATCAAAATCTTCATAATCAACCATTTACTGATGATGCCAGCCTGTTTGAAGCAGCCGGATTTTCGGTTTCGATAGCTCAGGGAGCTTTTGACAATATTAAAATTACCACAGAAGAAGACTTATTTACTGCCCAAAAGATTTTAGATAAATTATCAAATAGTTAA